One window from the genome of Cucumis melo cultivar AY chromosome 12, USDA_Cmelo_AY_1.0, whole genome shotgun sequence encodes:
- the LOC103489179 gene encoding cysteine-rich receptor-like protein kinase 10, translating to MITITITITIVFISPAISQPNFGCSNKTRNYTANSIYSANLQHILSSLPTDDRIAEGFLNISYGEGSNRVNAIALCRGDLTQEVCRSCLGDSVLELPIGCPDKKEALIWYSNCMFRYSDVRILGVVQDTPTFWIWNLEDAKDIQGFSQVVQGLLAQLAGEAALRDSKLKFAAANVSIENEDYSSVYGMVQCTPDISLSQCFNCLQTLAEVVQTWCPGKIGARMMRPNCNLRYEIQSFFDPAAVSGVSRSTPPPSPPSPLSSISPPHLSPNTSTNAEEKDSKRLKTVIIIVLPVVVVVVLVVLIVSIFIFLRARKQKVGVTGSEVDDTADLETLVFDISTIRNATDDFSDENHIGQGGFGAVYKGTLVNGQEIAVKRLSQNSMQGGSEFKNEVQLVAKLQHRNLVRLLGFCLYEDERILVFEFLENSSLDKFLFDPLKGQDLDWGMRYKIILGIVRGLVYLHEDSQIKVIHRDLKAANILLDAEMNPKISDFGMAKLFQDDETRRNTNKIVGTRGYMAPEYAIYGAFSNKSDVFSFGVLILEIVTGQKNSSFYQEKNIDDLISYAWRNWREGTALNVVDPILRGGPSNEIKKCINIGLLCAQEHPADRPNMDTVLLLLNSDTITQPILSPPVDFMNRKPKSDISSPERSGSHVVEME from the exons ATGATCACCATCACCATCACCATCACCATCGTCTTTATCAGCCCAGCAATTTCTCAACCAAATTTTGGTTGTTCAAACAAGACTAGGAATTACACAGCCAACAGCATATACAGCGCCAACCTCCAACACATCCTCTCTTCTCTCCCGACAGACGACCGCATCGCCGAAGGCTTCCTCAACATCTCCTACGGCGAAGGCTCCAACAGAGTCAATGCCATTGCACTCTGCAGAGGAGACCTAACCCAAGAGGTATGCCGCAGTTGTCTCGGCGACTCTGTTTTGGAGCTTCCAATAGGATGTCCCGATAAAAAAGAAGCCCTGATTTGGTACTCCAATTGCATGTTTCGTTATTCGGATGTACGGATTCTTGGGGTTGTGCAAGATACTCCAACCTTTTGGATTTGGAATCTTGAAGATGCAAAAGACATACAAGGGTTCAGTCAAGTGGTGCAGGGGTTGTTGGCTCAGTTAGCAGGGGAGGCTGCTTTAAGAGATTCCAAGCTTAAATTTGCTGCTGCGAATGTCAGCATTGAGAATGAGGATTATTCGTCTGTTTATGGGATGGTGCAATGCACACCGGATATTTCACTGTCACAATGCTTCAATTGCTTGCAAACTCTTGCCGAGGTTGTTCAAACCTGGTGTCCAGGGAAAATTGGAGCCAGAATGATGAGACCCAATTGTAATCTTAGGTATGAGATTCAAAGTTTCTTTGATCCTGCAGCTGTTTCCGGAGTTTCTCGGTCAACTCCACCACCGTCACCGCCATCCCCTCTCTCCTCAATCTCACCTCCCCACCTTTCACCAAATACATCAACCAATGCAGAAG AAAAGGATTCCAAGAGATTGAAGACTGTCATCATTATAGTTCTGCCCGTGGTTGTGGTTGTTGTACTTGTGGTATTAATTGTCAGCATCTTCATCTTTTTAAGAGCAAGAAAACAAAAAGTTGGAGTTACAG GTTCAGAAGTAGATGACACTGCAGATTTGGAAACTTTGGTATTTGATATCAGTACTATAAGAAATGCAACCGATGACTTCTCAGATGAAAATCATATTGGACAAGGTGGATTTGGAGCTGTTTACAAG GGAACCCTTGTTAATGGACAAGAAATTGCAGTGAAAAGACTCTCCCAGAACTCCATGCAAGGAGGAAGTGAGTTCAAGAATGAAGTCCAGTTAGTGGCTAAACTACAACACCGGAATTTGGTTCGGCTTCTTGGTTTCTGTCTTTATGAAGACGAAAGGATTCTCGTGTTCGAGTTTTTGGAGAACTCAAGTCTTGACAAATTCTTATTTG ATCCATTGAAAGGTCAAGATTTGGATTGGGGAATGCGCTACAAAATCATTTTAGGCATTGTCAGGGGCCTTGTTTATCTTCATGAAGATTCTCAAATTAAAGTTATTCATCGGGATCTAAAAGCTGCAAATATTTTATTAGATGCAGAAATGAATCCTAAAATTTCAGATTTTGGCATGGCAAAGTTGTTTCAAGATGATGAAACACGAagaaatacaaataaaattGTTGGCACTCG GGGATATATGGCACCAGAATACGCAATATACGGAGCATTCTCAAACAAGTCAGACGTGTTTAGCTTCGGTGTATTAATCTTGGAGATTGTGACCGGACAGAAAAACAGCTCTTTCTATCAGGAAAAGAACATAGATGATCTTATAAGCTAC GCATGGAGAAACTGGAGGGAAGGAACAGCActaaatgttgtagatcccatATTGAGAGGTGGCCCAAGTAATGAAATAAAGAAATGTATCAACATTGGGTTGCTTTGTGCACAAGAACATCCAGCTGATAGGCCAAATATGGACACTGTACTTCTCTTGCTGAATAGTGACACAATCACTCAACCAATACTTTCTCCACCAGTTGATTTCATGAATAGGAAGCCCAAATCAGACATTTCTTCACCAGAAAGGTCTGGTTCACATGTGGTAGAGATGGAATGA
- the LOC127144291 gene encoding cysteine-rich receptor-like protein kinase 44 isoform X4, giving the protein MTSSRLMILCFAFFSISIFLRHAIAQPDFQIYDCVENQGNFTTNSTYKANLNHLLSTFTTDHQINYGFYNFSYGHQNRANVIGLCRGDLTLLACTTCLNNSRTLLPLLCPNHIEAIGWYDECMLRYSNRSIFGSMETSPAFRAWNPNNASDPHRFIQLATTLLQQLTHEAALGDSRLKFATGITSVPNFPTIYGAVQCTPDLSPQNCTTCLFGAIQRIQLCCDGKAGGRIGRPSCNFRFESYLFYKQSSISLAPSPNPSLPPSPPPQRKASRRVAVIVASVVVCAVIITITICIFLTKRRRRNPSTQVPSSMALEDEETDIESSQFDFDMIKIATNGFSDGNKLGEGGFGVVYKGRLPNGETIAVKRLSRASSQGDNEFKNEILLVAKLQHRNLVQLLGFCFKENEKLLIYEFVENSSLEKFLFNPKTGVSLDWKARYKIIHGITRGLVYLHEESQLRIIHRDLKASNILLDADMNAKISDFGTARLFLHDQIQGNTRKVVGTYGYMAPEYVHKGHFSIKSDVFSFGVLVLEIVTGIKNNQVHLDNEIVGLVEHAWRNWQNGTTQNIIDPILTSGSKTEMARCIHIGLLCVQENVAKRPNMGTVLLMLNSYSITLPRPSQPAFILSTTNSQISEQSNNNSTHELNDMSITELYPR; this is encoded by the exons ATGACGAGCTCAAGGTTGATGATCCTCTGTTTCGCTTTTTTCTCCATATCCATTTTCCTCCGCCATGCAATCGCTCAGCCTGATTTCCAGATATACGATTGCGTCGAAAACCAAGGCAATTTCACCACTAACTCAACCTACAAAGCTAATCTCAATCACCTCCTCTCTACCTTCACCACCGATCACCAAATTAACTATGGCTTTTACAACTTCTCTTACGGCCATCAAAACAGAGCCAATGTGATTGGGCTATGCAGAGGAGACCTAACGCTGCTCGCTTGCACCACCTGCTTAAACAACTCTAGAACTCTTCTCCCACTTCTCTGTCCCAACCATATAGAAGCCATCGGATGGTATGACGAATGTATGCTCCGTTACTCAAACCGCTCCATATTCGGCTCCATGGAGACTTCCCCGGCTTTCCGTGCTTGGAATCCCAACAATGCTTCTGACCCACATCGATTCATCCAGCTCGCTACAACTCTCCTCCAACAACTCACTCACGAAGCTGCGTTGGGCGATTCTCGTTTAAAGTTCGCTACTGGAATCACATCCGTTCCAAATTTCCCAACCATCTATGGAGCTGTTCAGTGCACTCCTGATTTGTCTCCGCAAAATTGCACCACTTGCTTGTTTGGTGCTATTCAACGAATTCAATTATGTTGCGATGGGAAAGCAGGAGGCCGAATTGGGAGACCCAGTTGTAACTTTCGATTCGAGAGCTACCTTTTTTATAAGCAATCCTCTATTTCTTTAGCCCCATCTCCAAATCCGTCATTACCACCATCTCCTCCTCCACAAC GAAAAGCATCTCGGAGAGTGGCCGTCATAGTTGCGTCCGTCGTCGTTTGTGCTGTCATAATAACGATCACAATCTGTATTTTCTTAACCAAAAGAAGGCGAAGAAACCCATCAACTCAAGTACCTTCAA GTATGGCACTTGAGGATGAAGAAACTGATATCGAATCTTCGCAATTTGATTTTGACATGATTAAAATTGCAACAAATGGATTCTCGGATGGAAATAAACTCGGGGAAGGTGGTTTTGGGGTGGTTTATAAG GGTCGACTTCCCAATGGAGAAACTATTGCTGTCAAACGACTCTCTCGAGCTTCAAGTCAAGGAGATAATGAGTTCAAGAATGAAATATTATTAGTTGCTAAACTTCAACATCGAAATTTAGTTCAGCTATTGGGTTTCTGCttcaaagaaaatgaaaagctTCTCATTTACGAGTTTGTAGAGAATTCTAGTCTCGAGAAATTCCTATTTA ATCCTAAAACAGGTGTGAGTTTAGATTGGAAAGCTCGCTACAAGATCATACATGGAATAACTCGAGGACTTGTTTACCTTCACGAAGAGTCTCAACTTAGAATTATTCATAGAGATCTCAAGGCTAGTAATATTTTACTAGATGCGGATATGAATGCTAAAATTTCTGATTTTGGTACTGCAAGATTATTTTTACATGATCAAATACAAGGAAATACAAGAAAAGTAGTTGGGACTTA tgGATACATGGCTCCCGAATACGTCCACAAAGGTCATTTCTCAATCAAGTCGGATGTCTTTAGTTTTGGTGTTTTAGTTTTGGAGATTGTGACTggaataaaaaataatcaagttcaTTTGGACAACGAGATTGTAGGTCTTGTAGAGCAT GCTTGGAGAAATTGGCAGAATGGAACTACTCAAAATATCATAGATCCTATCTTGACAAGTGGTTCAAAGACCGAAATGGCTAGATGCATTCATATAGGGTTGCTATGTGTTCAAGAAAATGTAGCTAAGCGGCCAAACATGGGTACCGTACTTCTCATGCTTAACAGCTACTCTATTACCCTTCCAAGACCTTCTCAACCTGCTTTCATTTTGAGTACCACCAACTCTCAAATCTCTGAACAATCTAACAACAACTCGACTCACGAACTAAATGATATGTCAATTACGGAGCTTTACCCTCGTTAG
- the LOC127144291 gene encoding cysteine-rich receptor-like protein kinase 44 isoform X3, with protein MTSSRLMILCFAFFSISIFLRHAIAQPDFQIYDCVENQGNFTTNSTYKANLNHLLSTFTTDHQINYGFYNFSYGHQNRANVIGLCRGDLTLLACTTCLNNSRTLLPLLCPNHIEAIGWYDECMLRYSNRSIFGSMETSPAFRAWNPNNASDPHRFIQLATTLLQQLTHEAALGDSRLKFATGITSVPNFPTIYGAVQCTPDLSPQNCTTCLFGAIQRIQLCCDGKAGGRIGRPSCNFRFESYLFYKQSSISLAPSPNPSLPPSPPPQRKASRRVAVIVASVVVCAVIITITICIFLTKRRRRNPSTQVPSTGMALEDEETDIESSQFDFDMIKIATNGFSDGNKLGEGGFGVVYKGRLPNGETIAVKRLSRASSQGDNEFKNEILLVAKLQHRNLVQLLGFCFKENEKLLIYEFVENSSLEKFLFNPKTGVSLDWKARYKIIHGITRGLVYLHEESQLRIIHRDLKASNILLDADMNAKISDFGTARLFLHDQIQGNTRKVVGTYGYMAPEYVHKGHFSIKSDVFSFGVLVLEIVTGIKNNQVHLDNEIVGLVEHAWRNWQNGTTQNIIDPILTSGSKTEMARCIHIGLLCVQENVAKRPNMGTVLLMLNSYSITLPRPSQPAFILSTTNSQISEQSNNNSTHELNDMSITELYPR; from the exons ATGACGAGCTCAAGGTTGATGATCCTCTGTTTCGCTTTTTTCTCCATATCCATTTTCCTCCGCCATGCAATCGCTCAGCCTGATTTCCAGATATACGATTGCGTCGAAAACCAAGGCAATTTCACCACTAACTCAACCTACAAAGCTAATCTCAATCACCTCCTCTCTACCTTCACCACCGATCACCAAATTAACTATGGCTTTTACAACTTCTCTTACGGCCATCAAAACAGAGCCAATGTGATTGGGCTATGCAGAGGAGACCTAACGCTGCTCGCTTGCACCACCTGCTTAAACAACTCTAGAACTCTTCTCCCACTTCTCTGTCCCAACCATATAGAAGCCATCGGATGGTATGACGAATGTATGCTCCGTTACTCAAACCGCTCCATATTCGGCTCCATGGAGACTTCCCCGGCTTTCCGTGCTTGGAATCCCAACAATGCTTCTGACCCACATCGATTCATCCAGCTCGCTACAACTCTCCTCCAACAACTCACTCACGAAGCTGCGTTGGGCGATTCTCGTTTAAAGTTCGCTACTGGAATCACATCCGTTCCAAATTTCCCAACCATCTATGGAGCTGTTCAGTGCACTCCTGATTTGTCTCCGCAAAATTGCACCACTTGCTTGTTTGGTGCTATTCAACGAATTCAATTATGTTGCGATGGGAAAGCAGGAGGCCGAATTGGGAGACCCAGTTGTAACTTTCGATTCGAGAGCTACCTTTTTTATAAGCAATCCTCTATTTCTTTAGCCCCATCTCCAAATCCGTCATTACCACCATCTCCTCCTCCACAAC GAAAAGCATCTCGGAGAGTGGCCGTCATAGTTGCGTCCGTCGTCGTTTGTGCTGTCATAATAACGATCACAATCTGTATTTTCTTAACCAAAAGAAGGCGAAGAAACCCATCAACTCAAGTACCTTCAA CAGGTATGGCACTTGAGGATGAAGAAACTGATATCGAATCTTCGCAATTTGATTTTGACATGATTAAAATTGCAACAAATGGATTCTCGGATGGAAATAAACTCGGGGAAGGTGGTTTTGGGGTGGTTTATAAG GGTCGACTTCCCAATGGAGAAACTATTGCTGTCAAACGACTCTCTCGAGCTTCAAGTCAAGGAGATAATGAGTTCAAGAATGAAATATTATTAGTTGCTAAACTTCAACATCGAAATTTAGTTCAGCTATTGGGTTTCTGCttcaaagaaaatgaaaagctTCTCATTTACGAGTTTGTAGAGAATTCTAGTCTCGAGAAATTCCTATTTA ATCCTAAAACAGGTGTGAGTTTAGATTGGAAAGCTCGCTACAAGATCATACATGGAATAACTCGAGGACTTGTTTACCTTCACGAAGAGTCTCAACTTAGAATTATTCATAGAGATCTCAAGGCTAGTAATATTTTACTAGATGCGGATATGAATGCTAAAATTTCTGATTTTGGTACTGCAAGATTATTTTTACATGATCAAATACAAGGAAATACAAGAAAAGTAGTTGGGACTTA tgGATACATGGCTCCCGAATACGTCCACAAAGGTCATTTCTCAATCAAGTCGGATGTCTTTAGTTTTGGTGTTTTAGTTTTGGAGATTGTGACTggaataaaaaataatcaagttcaTTTGGACAACGAGATTGTAGGTCTTGTAGAGCAT GCTTGGAGAAATTGGCAGAATGGAACTACTCAAAATATCATAGATCCTATCTTGACAAGTGGTTCAAAGACCGAAATGGCTAGATGCATTCATATAGGGTTGCTATGTGTTCAAGAAAATGTAGCTAAGCGGCCAAACATGGGTACCGTACTTCTCATGCTTAACAGCTACTCTATTACCCTTCCAAGACCTTCTCAACCTGCTTTCATTTTGAGTACCACCAACTCTCAAATCTCTGAACAATCTAACAACAACTCGACTCACGAACTAAATGATATGTCAATTACGGAGCTTTACCCTCGTTAG
- the LOC127144291 gene encoding cysteine-rich receptor-like protein kinase 29 isoform X1 translates to MTSSRLMILCFAFFSISIFLRHAIAQPDFQIYDCVENQGNFTTNSTYKANLNHLLSTFTTDHQINYGFYNFSYGHQNRANVIGLCRGDLTLLACTTCLNNSRTLLPLLCPNHIEAIGWYDECMLRYSNRSIFGSMETSPAFRAWNPNNASDPHRFIQLATTLLQQLTHEAALGDSRLKFATGITSVPNFPTIYGAVQCTPDLSPQNCTTCLFGAIQRIQLCCDGKAGGRIGRPSCNFRFESYLFYKQSSISLAPSPNPSLPPSPPPQRKASRRVAVIVASVVVCAVIITITICIFLTKRRRRNPSTQVPSTGMALEDEETDIESSQFDFDMIKIATNGFSDGNKLGEGGFGVVYKGRLPNGETIAVKRLSRASSQGDNEFKNEILLVAKLQHRNLVQLLGFCFKENEKLLIYEFVENSSLEKFLFSKTFLCSIHLLFSIFDSVFVLRIIFINFGICNGADPKTGVSLDWKARYKIIHGITRGLVYLHEESQLRIIHRDLKASNILLDADMNAKISDFGTARLFLHDQIQGNTRKVVGTYGYMAPEYVHKGHFSIKSDVFSFGVLVLEIVTGIKNNQVHLDNEIVGLVEHAWRNWQNGTTQNIIDPILTSGSKTEMARCIHIGLLCVQENVAKRPNMGTVLLMLNSYSITLPRPSQPAFILSTTNSQISEQSNNNSTHELNDMSITELYPR, encoded by the exons ATGACGAGCTCAAGGTTGATGATCCTCTGTTTCGCTTTTTTCTCCATATCCATTTTCCTCCGCCATGCAATCGCTCAGCCTGATTTCCAGATATACGATTGCGTCGAAAACCAAGGCAATTTCACCACTAACTCAACCTACAAAGCTAATCTCAATCACCTCCTCTCTACCTTCACCACCGATCACCAAATTAACTATGGCTTTTACAACTTCTCTTACGGCCATCAAAACAGAGCCAATGTGATTGGGCTATGCAGAGGAGACCTAACGCTGCTCGCTTGCACCACCTGCTTAAACAACTCTAGAACTCTTCTCCCACTTCTCTGTCCCAACCATATAGAAGCCATCGGATGGTATGACGAATGTATGCTCCGTTACTCAAACCGCTCCATATTCGGCTCCATGGAGACTTCCCCGGCTTTCCGTGCTTGGAATCCCAACAATGCTTCTGACCCACATCGATTCATCCAGCTCGCTACAACTCTCCTCCAACAACTCACTCACGAAGCTGCGTTGGGCGATTCTCGTTTAAAGTTCGCTACTGGAATCACATCCGTTCCAAATTTCCCAACCATCTATGGAGCTGTTCAGTGCACTCCTGATTTGTCTCCGCAAAATTGCACCACTTGCTTGTTTGGTGCTATTCAACGAATTCAATTATGTTGCGATGGGAAAGCAGGAGGCCGAATTGGGAGACCCAGTTGTAACTTTCGATTCGAGAGCTACCTTTTTTATAAGCAATCCTCTATTTCTTTAGCCCCATCTCCAAATCCGTCATTACCACCATCTCCTCCTCCACAAC GAAAAGCATCTCGGAGAGTGGCCGTCATAGTTGCGTCCGTCGTCGTTTGTGCTGTCATAATAACGATCACAATCTGTATTTTCTTAACCAAAAGAAGGCGAAGAAACCCATCAACTCAAGTACCTTCAA CAGGTATGGCACTTGAGGATGAAGAAACTGATATCGAATCTTCGCAATTTGATTTTGACATGATTAAAATTGCAACAAATGGATTCTCGGATGGAAATAAACTCGGGGAAGGTGGTTTTGGGGTGGTTTATAAG GGTCGACTTCCCAATGGAGAAACTATTGCTGTCAAACGACTCTCTCGAGCTTCAAGTCAAGGAGATAATGAGTTCAAGAATGAAATATTATTAGTTGCTAAACTTCAACATCGAAATTTAGTTCAGCTATTGGGTTTCTGCttcaaagaaaatgaaaagctTCTCATTTACGAGTTTGTAGAGAATTCTAGTCTCGAGAAATTCCTATTTAGTAAGACTTTTCTATGCTCTATTCACTTGCTTTTCTCCATCTTCGATTCTGTTTTTGTACTAAGAATTATCTTTATCAATTTTGGAATATGCAATGGTGCAGATCCTAAAACAGGTGTGAGTTTAGATTGGAAAGCTCGCTACAAGATCATACATGGAATAACTCGAGGACTTGTTTACCTTCACGAAGAGTCTCAACTTAGAATTATTCATAGAGATCTCAAGGCTAGTAATATTTTACTAGATGCGGATATGAATGCTAAAATTTCTGATTTTGGTACTGCAAGATTATTTTTACATGATCAAATACAAGGAAATACAAGAAAAGTAGTTGGGACTTA tgGATACATGGCTCCCGAATACGTCCACAAAGGTCATTTCTCAATCAAGTCGGATGTCTTTAGTTTTGGTGTTTTAGTTTTGGAGATTGTGACTggaataaaaaataatcaagttcaTTTGGACAACGAGATTGTAGGTCTTGTAGAGCAT GCTTGGAGAAATTGGCAGAATGGAACTACTCAAAATATCATAGATCCTATCTTGACAAGTGGTTCAAAGACCGAAATGGCTAGATGCATTCATATAGGGTTGCTATGTGTTCAAGAAAATGTAGCTAAGCGGCCAAACATGGGTACCGTACTTCTCATGCTTAACAGCTACTCTATTACCCTTCCAAGACCTTCTCAACCTGCTTTCATTTTGAGTACCACCAACTCTCAAATCTCTGAACAATCTAACAACAACTCGACTCACGAACTAAATGATATGTCAATTACGGAGCTTTACCCTCGTTAG
- the LOC127144291 gene encoding cysteine-rich receptor-like protein kinase 29 isoform X2 yields MTSSRLMILCFAFFSISIFLRHAIAQPDFQIYDCVENQGNFTTNSTYKANLNHLLSTFTTDHQINYGFYNFSYGHQNRANVIGLCRGDLTLLACTTCLNNSRTLLPLLCPNHIEAIGWYDECMLRYSNRSIFGSMETSPAFRAWNPNNASDPHRFIQLATTLLQQLTHEAALGDSRLKFATGITSVPNFPTIYGAVQCTPDLSPQNCTTCLFGAIQRIQLCCDGKAGGRIGRPSCNFRFESYLFYKQSSISLAPSPNPSLPPSPPPQRKASRRVAVIVASVVVCAVIITITICIFLTKRRRRNPSTQVPSSMALEDEETDIESSQFDFDMIKIATNGFSDGNKLGEGGFGVVYKGRLPNGETIAVKRLSRASSQGDNEFKNEILLVAKLQHRNLVQLLGFCFKENEKLLIYEFVENSSLEKFLFSKTFLCSIHLLFSIFDSVFVLRIIFINFGICNGADPKTGVSLDWKARYKIIHGITRGLVYLHEESQLRIIHRDLKASNILLDADMNAKISDFGTARLFLHDQIQGNTRKVVGTYGYMAPEYVHKGHFSIKSDVFSFGVLVLEIVTGIKNNQVHLDNEIVGLVEHAWRNWQNGTTQNIIDPILTSGSKTEMARCIHIGLLCVQENVAKRPNMGTVLLMLNSYSITLPRPSQPAFILSTTNSQISEQSNNNSTHELNDMSITELYPR; encoded by the exons ATGACGAGCTCAAGGTTGATGATCCTCTGTTTCGCTTTTTTCTCCATATCCATTTTCCTCCGCCATGCAATCGCTCAGCCTGATTTCCAGATATACGATTGCGTCGAAAACCAAGGCAATTTCACCACTAACTCAACCTACAAAGCTAATCTCAATCACCTCCTCTCTACCTTCACCACCGATCACCAAATTAACTATGGCTTTTACAACTTCTCTTACGGCCATCAAAACAGAGCCAATGTGATTGGGCTATGCAGAGGAGACCTAACGCTGCTCGCTTGCACCACCTGCTTAAACAACTCTAGAACTCTTCTCCCACTTCTCTGTCCCAACCATATAGAAGCCATCGGATGGTATGACGAATGTATGCTCCGTTACTCAAACCGCTCCATATTCGGCTCCATGGAGACTTCCCCGGCTTTCCGTGCTTGGAATCCCAACAATGCTTCTGACCCACATCGATTCATCCAGCTCGCTACAACTCTCCTCCAACAACTCACTCACGAAGCTGCGTTGGGCGATTCTCGTTTAAAGTTCGCTACTGGAATCACATCCGTTCCAAATTTCCCAACCATCTATGGAGCTGTTCAGTGCACTCCTGATTTGTCTCCGCAAAATTGCACCACTTGCTTGTTTGGTGCTATTCAACGAATTCAATTATGTTGCGATGGGAAAGCAGGAGGCCGAATTGGGAGACCCAGTTGTAACTTTCGATTCGAGAGCTACCTTTTTTATAAGCAATCCTCTATTTCTTTAGCCCCATCTCCAAATCCGTCATTACCACCATCTCCTCCTCCACAAC GAAAAGCATCTCGGAGAGTGGCCGTCATAGTTGCGTCCGTCGTCGTTTGTGCTGTCATAATAACGATCACAATCTGTATTTTCTTAACCAAAAGAAGGCGAAGAAACCCATCAACTCAAGTACCTTCAA GTATGGCACTTGAGGATGAAGAAACTGATATCGAATCTTCGCAATTTGATTTTGACATGATTAAAATTGCAACAAATGGATTCTCGGATGGAAATAAACTCGGGGAAGGTGGTTTTGGGGTGGTTTATAAG GGTCGACTTCCCAATGGAGAAACTATTGCTGTCAAACGACTCTCTCGAGCTTCAAGTCAAGGAGATAATGAGTTCAAGAATGAAATATTATTAGTTGCTAAACTTCAACATCGAAATTTAGTTCAGCTATTGGGTTTCTGCttcaaagaaaatgaaaagctTCTCATTTACGAGTTTGTAGAGAATTCTAGTCTCGAGAAATTCCTATTTAGTAAGACTTTTCTATGCTCTATTCACTTGCTTTTCTCCATCTTCGATTCTGTTTTTGTACTAAGAATTATCTTTATCAATTTTGGAATATGCAATGGTGCAGATCCTAAAACAGGTGTGAGTTTAGATTGGAAAGCTCGCTACAAGATCATACATGGAATAACTCGAGGACTTGTTTACCTTCACGAAGAGTCTCAACTTAGAATTATTCATAGAGATCTCAAGGCTAGTAATATTTTACTAGATGCGGATATGAATGCTAAAATTTCTGATTTTGGTACTGCAAGATTATTTTTACATGATCAAATACAAGGAAATACAAGAAAAGTAGTTGGGACTTA tgGATACATGGCTCCCGAATACGTCCACAAAGGTCATTTCTCAATCAAGTCGGATGTCTTTAGTTTTGGTGTTTTAGTTTTGGAGATTGTGACTggaataaaaaataatcaagttcaTTTGGACAACGAGATTGTAGGTCTTGTAGAGCAT GCTTGGAGAAATTGGCAGAATGGAACTACTCAAAATATCATAGATCCTATCTTGACAAGTGGTTCAAAGACCGAAATGGCTAGATGCATTCATATAGGGTTGCTATGTGTTCAAGAAAATGTAGCTAAGCGGCCAAACATGGGTACCGTACTTCTCATGCTTAACAGCTACTCTATTACCCTTCCAAGACCTTCTCAACCTGCTTTCATTTTGAGTACCACCAACTCTCAAATCTCTGAACAATCTAACAACAACTCGACTCACGAACTAAATGATATGTCAATTACGGAGCTTTACCCTCGTTAG